The following proteins come from a genomic window of Mariniflexile sp. TRM1-10:
- a CDS encoding BfmA/BtgA family mobilization protein, producing the protein MDDFNTIRLKRKTIDKFKKYSKKTSPSYSETLDFMIAFFEDNHLSPYDTLRTGTTSLSNILDKRMDAIVSILKNVEETQLKPTKKMLESLFEEVEDMQPLKTEKKDFPEPKLITEKEELTYYRDAYFKKQTELHELKHRFKDMVEKFKPVKHTFSTNSYVMKITEQEYMALKNGMA; encoded by the coding sequence ATGGATGATTTTAATACGATTCGGCTAAAGAGAAAAACCATTGATAAATTTAAAAAATATTCTAAAAAAACAAGTCCAAGTTATTCCGAAACGCTGGATTTTATGATTGCCTTTTTTGAGGACAACCATCTATCTCCCTATGACACCTTAAGAACGGGCACTACGTCTTTATCCAATATATTGGACAAGCGCATGGATGCCATTGTCTCCATTCTAAAAAATGTTGAAGAAACCCAATTGAAGCCAACCAAGAAAATGCTTGAATCTTTATTTGAGGAAGTGGAAGATATGCAACCTTTGAAAACCGAAAAAAAAGACTTCCCAGAACCAAAATTAATCACGGAAAAAGAAGAACTCACTTATTACCGTGATGCCTATTTTAAAAAGCAGACCGAGCTCCATGAGCTTAAGCATAGATTCAAGGATATGGTCGAAAAATTCAAACCAGTAAAACATACCTTTAGTACCAATTCCTATGTCATGAAAATAACCGAACAGGAATACATGGCATTGAAAAACGGTATGGCTTAA